One segment of Streptomyces sp. TG1A-8 DNA contains the following:
- a CDS encoding type I polyketide synthase, which yields MSASDERVVAALRASLLENERLRKRNEELVHAAGEPVAIVGMACRYPGDVHSPEDLWRLVADGADAMSPFPADRGWTLPDSYDPAAGRGGFVTDAAEFDAAFFGISPREALAMDPQQRLILEASWEALERAGLDPASVRGSSTGVFVGCSNQNYGAGADGDLPTGAEGHLLTGNAISVVSGRVSYVLGLEGPAVTVDTACSSSLVALHLAVQALRAGECEMALAGGVTVMSTPDVFVEFSRQGGLASDGRCKAFAEGADGTGWGEGVGVLVVERLSDARRNGHRVLAVVRGSAVNQDGASNGLTAPNGPSQQRVIRAALASAGVDATEVDVVEAHGTGTVLGDPIEAQALLATYGRGRPAGRPLWLGSVKSNIGHTQAAAGVAGVIKMVLALRHGVLPATLHVDEPSSHVDWSSGGVRLLTGQRAWPEVARQRRAAVSAFGVSGTNAHVILEQAPADEAPAPADDPAATSSPVVWPFSARTEEALRAQARSLAEFATEHPDIAPVRTGRALAATRSSFEHRAVVIGDGTTALPDTLFRFANGATTQGRDIVTGTAGGESPLALLFSGQGSQRVGMGRELYEAFPVFAEAFDAVCSCVGEELRGVVFGDVGDDGGRLDRTRWAQPALFAVEVALFRLVESWGVRADFLAGHSVGEIVAAYVAGVFSLEDACRLVVARGRLMEALPAGGVMVAVEASEGEVLALLEGRAGVVSLAAVNGPRAVVIAGVEEAVAEVARALAGAGHRTTRLRVSHAFHSPLMEPMLEEFRAVAEQVSYRAPSLPVVSNVTGRLAVGGELVTAEYWVRHVREAVRFADGVRALAAEGVSRFLELGPDATLTALARTCVEDDSHTLFVSALRKDLPASHSVLRALAGLHVDGVEVDWTRVLGDEGPCAVDLPTYPFQRQRYWLAPTESAPGTAAAAARASAVVDAEFWAAVEHDDIPGLAADLRLAPETLEPVVPALSDWYRRRLTRARIDSLCHEVCWHPLTRDHERPASDRGLRSGHWLLVLPTGGDTTLPETVTRLMAGLRKRGLTVHVVETDLHDGAACPEDVRATRARIGVAPDGVLLLPTPAPDPAPRTTPDPAVAVLTLVRALAGAEPCGPLWAITQEAVSAGPSDRIARPRDAAVWGLGRVAALEHPDLWGGLLDLPARVDDRVCARVVTALTALAPGEDQIAVRAHGLFGRRIVRAVALPDTEGTWRPRGPVLVTGGTGALGAEVARWAVDRGARDLVLVSRRGPEAPGAAELHAELTARGADVTITAVDVSVRADLAALLAEHRPDAVFHASGVLDDGTLLTTDAARVDRVMRAKAVGALLLDELTRTADLSAFVLFSSLAGTLGNPGQGAYAAANAVLDALAERRRAEGLPATSIAWGPWAGGGMAATVADRHRGHGAVTGLAPEEALAALGGVLDTGRASHLVADVDWNRLAPAFTSTRPSALLTPLVERPASAPAPLASGNGTRTSGNELRSRLDGLSADVQRRVLVEEVRARAAAVLGYAGAELVGVERAFRDLGVDSLIAVELRNVLAAVCGVSLPATVVFDHPTPRALADFLFGELCGGGPAEVAGAVVAAASVVDEPVAVVGMACRFPGGVDSPEALWSMLAEGRDGVTDFPTDRGWDLLAPVYGMATGPGSEGVDFARCGGFLDGVADFDAEFFGVSPREALAMDPQQRLLLEASWEAVERAGVDPRSLRGTRTGVFAGTNGQDYPALLSVSGGDFGGYVGTGNAASVVSGRVSYVLGLEGPAVTVDTACSSSLVALHLAVRALRAGECDLALAGGVTVMSTPGAFVEFSRQGGLASDGRCKAFAEGADGTGWGEGVGVLVVERLSDARRNGHRVLAVVRGSAVNQDGASNGLTAPNGPSQQRVIRAALASAGLEPDGVDVVEAHGTGTVLGDPIEAQALLATYGRGRPAGRPLWLGSVKSNIGHTQAAAGVAGVIKMVLALRHGVLPATLHVDEPSSHVDWSSGGVRLLTGQRAWPEVDRPWRAGVSSFGLSGTNAHVILEQAPEREAAEETESTTELPVVPWVVSGRGVDALRAQAGRLLDFVRSEPGVGVREVAGALVSSRAVFEDRAVVWGRGRAELLAALGAVARGEGAARAVVGRAGEGGTALLFSGQGSQRVGMGRELYEAFPVFAEAFDAVCACVGEELRGVVFGDVGDDGGRLDRTRWAQPALFAVEVALFRLVESWGVRADFLAGHSVGEIVAAYVAGVFSLEDACRLVVARGRLMEALPAGGVMVAVEASEGEVLALLEGRAGVVSLAAVNGPRAVVIAGVEEAVAEVARALAGAGHRTTRLRVSHAFHSPLMEPMLEEFRAVAEQVSYRAPSLPVVSNVTGRLAVGGELVTAEYWVRHVREAVRFADGVRALAAEGVSRFLELGPDATLTALARTTLADQSAPAPLCTPALRKDRPETDTLLAAIAALHVTGAEVHWSALADTAPRGHVDLPTYPFRRTRFWPHVTGVARASGPGGAGDADFWEVVRSGKPGALAETLNVPEDALGVVLPALTTLRERHLERTAVDSWRYRATWEPVIVRGTTPVEGRWLLLQPPGAVPLEGLEEFLPGLVRVSCAARDRDGLARTIRDAVGDAAPDGVLSCLSEAVPETVDVPGTAISDDADAGSVALSAADAGVAATLAVVQALGDAAVAAPLWVVTRAGFRPGDAPDAPAQCAVWGLGRVAALEHPDRWGGLLDLPARPGRDELAHAVQVLASAGEDQVAVRADGVHARRLRPAPSVRAPGAGAWTAPRRVLVTGGTGALGSRVARWLAGHGATELVLTSRRGADAPGTSELLADLRRLGAVSVFVEACDVADREQVAGLLSRHRVDGVFHVAGVADLMPLGGVDEGYLESVWGAKARGAVHLDALTAGWDLEVFVVFSSIAGVWGSGGQGAYAAANAFADAVVLERRRRGLVGVSVAWGPWSGGGMVSAAGAVELERRGLRVMDPGRALAGLEGVLAGGEGAVVVADVDWERFVPAFTSGRPSPLLTTLPTTTDGPDRGRPDASGGDAAGTGVPVLAERIAALPPRDRGAALLDHVREAAATALGHQDATAVEPGRAFRDMGFDSLTTVELRDRLARDTGLRLPATLVFDHPAPADLARFLEAELAGEGGTVATMLAELETGINRILKADPDPDARSLLATRLKALLAEVDGGERASGESGPSLSERLDDATDEELFSLIDGALEQP from the coding sequence ATGTCCGCCTCCGATGAGCGTGTCGTCGCGGCACTGCGCGCGTCCCTCCTCGAGAACGAGCGTCTGCGCAAGCGGAACGAGGAACTCGTGCACGCGGCCGGCGAACCGGTCGCCATCGTCGGCATGGCATGCCGCTACCCCGGTGACGTCCACTCCCCGGAGGACCTGTGGCGCCTGGTGGCCGACGGCGCCGACGCCATGTCCCCGTTCCCCGCGGACCGGGGCTGGACCCTGCCCGACTCCTACGATCCGGCCGCGGGCCGGGGCGGCTTCGTCACCGACGCCGCCGAGTTCGACGCCGCCTTCTTCGGCATCTCGCCCCGCGAGGCCCTGGCGATGGACCCGCAGCAGCGCCTCATCCTCGAAGCCTCGTGGGAGGCCCTCGAACGCGCGGGCCTCGACCCGGCATCCGTGCGGGGCAGCAGTACCGGGGTCTTCGTCGGGTGCAGCAACCAGAACTACGGCGCCGGCGCCGACGGCGACCTGCCCACCGGCGCCGAGGGCCACCTGCTCACCGGCAACGCGATCAGCGTGGTGTCGGGCCGGGTGTCGTACGTGCTGGGCCTGGAGGGTCCGGCGGTGACGGTGGACACCGCGTGCTCGTCGTCGCTGGTGGCCCTGCACCTGGCGGTGCAGGCGCTGCGGGCCGGTGAATGCGAGATGGCCCTCGCGGGCGGCGTCACCGTCATGTCCACCCCCGACGTGTTCGTGGAGTTCTCGCGTCAGGGTGGTCTGGCGTCGGACGGGCGGTGCAAGGCGTTCGCGGAGGGTGCTGATGGCACGGGTTGGGGTGAGGGTGTCGGTGTCTTGGTGGTGGAGCGGCTTTCGGACGCCCGCCGCAACGGACACCGCGTCCTGGCCGTCGTGCGGGGTAGTGCGGTCAATCAGGACGGTGCGTCCAATGGGCTGACGGCGCCCAACGGTCCCTCTCAGCAGCGGGTGATCCGGGCCGCGTTGGCGAGTGCGGGCGTGGACGCCACCGAGGTGGACGTGGTGGAGGCGCATGGCACGGGTACCGTCCTTGGTGATCCGATCGAGGCGCAGGCGTTGCTGGCCACTTATGGCCGGGGGCGTCCTGCGGGGCGGCCGTTGTGGCTGGGGTCGGTGAAGTCGAACATCGGGCACACGCAGGCCGCTGCGGGTGTGGCCGGTGTGATCAAGATGGTGTTGGCGTTGCGGCATGGTGTGCTGCCGGCGACGTTGCACGTGGATGAGCCGTCCTCGCATGTGGACTGGTCCTCGGGCGGGGTGCGGCTGCTGACCGGGCAGCGGGCCTGGCCGGAAGTCGCCAGGCAGCGGCGCGCGGCGGTCTCCGCCTTCGGTGTCAGCGGCACCAACGCCCACGTCATCCTCGAACAGGCCCCTGCCGACGAGGCGCCCGCCCCCGCGGACGACCCGGCCGCCACTTCCTCCCCCGTGGTCTGGCCGTTCTCGGCCCGCACCGAAGAAGCCCTGCGCGCACAGGCCCGGTCACTCGCCGAGTTCGCCACCGAGCACCCGGACATCGCGCCGGTCCGCACCGGCCGGGCCCTCGCCGCAACCCGCTCGTCCTTCGAGCACCGCGCCGTCGTCATCGGCGACGGCACCACCGCACTGCCGGACACGCTGTTCCGATTCGCGAACGGCGCCACGACGCAGGGCCGCGACATCGTGACCGGTACCGCCGGAGGCGAATCCCCCCTGGCGTTGTTGTTCTCCGGTCAGGGTTCTCAGCGTGTGGGGATGGGCCGGGAGTTGTATGAGGCGTTTCCGGTGTTCGCGGAGGCGTTCGATGCGGTGTGTTCGTGTGTGGGGGAGGAGTTGCGGGGGGTTGTTTTCGGGGATGTCGGGGATGACGGGGGGCGGTTGGATCGGACGCGGTGGGCGCAGCCGGCTCTTTTCGCTGTTGAGGTGGCTCTGTTTCGGTTGGTGGAGTCGTGGGGGGTGCGGGCGGATTTCCTGGCGGGTCATTCGGTCGGTGAGATCGTGGCGGCGTATGTGGCGGGGGTGTTCTCGTTGGAGGATGCCTGTCGTTTGGTGGTGGCGCGTGGGCGGTTGATGGAGGCGTTGCCGGCCGGTGGTGTGATGGTGGCGGTGGAGGCCTCCGAGGGGGAGGTGCTGGCGCTGCTGGAGGGTCGTGCGGGTGTGGTGTCGCTCGCGGCGGTCAATGGTCCGCGTGCGGTGGTGATCGCCGGTGTCGAGGAGGCCGTGGCCGAGGTGGCCCGGGCTCTGGCCGGCGCTGGTCATCGCACCACGCGGTTGCGGGTCAGTCATGCTTTCCATTCGCCGTTGATGGAGCCGATGCTGGAGGAGTTCCGTGCGGTGGCGGAGCAGGTTTCCTACCGGGCTCCGTCCTTGCCGGTGGTCTCCAACGTCACCGGGCGGTTGGCGGTGGGTGGTGAGTTGGTCACGGCGGAGTACTGGGTGCGCCATGTGCGCGAAGCCGTGCGTTTCGCCGACGGCGTGCGCGCCCTGGCGGCGGAAGGGGTGAGCCGGTTCCTGGAACTGGGCCCCGACGCCACCCTCACCGCCCTGGCCCGCACCTGCGTCGAGGACGACTCCCACACCCTCTTCGTCTCCGCCCTCCGCAAGGACCTTCCCGCCTCCCACTCCGTGCTCCGGGCGCTGGCGGGACTGCACGTGGACGGCGTGGAGGTCGACTGGACCCGCGTGCTGGGCGACGAGGGTCCGTGCGCGGTGGACCTGCCGACGTACCCCTTCCAGCGGCAGCGCTACTGGCTCGCCCCCACCGAGTCCGCGCCGGGTACGGCTGCGGCGGCGGCCCGCGCCTCCGCAGTCGTGGACGCGGAGTTCTGGGCCGCTGTCGAACACGACGACATCCCCGGACTCGCCGCCGACCTGCGGCTCGCCCCCGAGACGCTCGAACCGGTCGTGCCCGCACTCTCGGACTGGTACCGGCGTCGACTGACCCGGGCGCGGATCGACTCGCTGTGCCACGAGGTGTGCTGGCACCCGCTGACCCGGGACCACGAGAGGCCCGCGTCCGACCGGGGGCTCCGCTCGGGCCACTGGCTGCTCGTACTGCCGACGGGTGGGGACACCACCCTGCCGGAGACCGTGACCCGCCTGATGGCAGGTCTGCGCAAGCGGGGACTGACCGTACACGTGGTGGAGACGGACCTCCACGACGGCGCAGCGTGCCCGGAGGACGTCCGGGCCACCCGCGCCCGCATCGGCGTCGCACCCGACGGCGTCCTGCTGCTGCCCACCCCGGCCCCCGACCCGGCTCCCCGCACCACCCCCGACCCGGCCGTCGCCGTCCTCACGCTCGTGCGGGCGCTCGCCGGGGCGGAGCCGTGCGGACCGCTGTGGGCGATCACGCAGGAAGCCGTGTCGGCCGGTCCGTCGGACCGGATCGCCCGGCCCCGGGACGCCGCCGTGTGGGGGCTCGGCCGGGTCGCCGCCCTGGAACACCCGGACCTGTGGGGCGGACTGCTGGACCTGCCCGCGCGCGTGGACGACCGCGTCTGCGCCCGCGTGGTCACGGCGCTGACGGCCCTCGCTCCGGGCGAGGACCAGATCGCCGTACGGGCACACGGCCTGTTCGGACGCCGTATCGTCCGGGCCGTCGCCCTCCCCGACACCGAGGGAACCTGGCGGCCCCGCGGCCCGGTCCTCGTCACCGGAGGCACCGGTGCCCTCGGTGCGGAGGTCGCCCGCTGGGCCGTGGACCGGGGCGCGCGCGACCTCGTCCTGGTGAGCCGCCGCGGGCCCGAGGCACCGGGAGCGGCGGAACTGCACGCCGAGTTGACGGCCCGCGGCGCCGACGTCACGATCACCGCCGTCGACGTCTCCGTCCGGGCGGACCTCGCCGCGCTGCTGGCCGAGCACCGTCCCGACGCCGTCTTCCACGCCTCCGGCGTGCTGGACGACGGGACACTGCTCACCACCGACGCCGCGCGCGTCGACCGGGTGATGCGGGCCAAGGCCGTCGGCGCCCTCCTGCTCGACGAACTCACCAGGACGGCCGACCTCTCCGCCTTCGTCCTCTTCTCTTCCCTCGCCGGCACCCTCGGCAACCCCGGCCAGGGCGCCTACGCTGCGGCCAACGCCGTACTGGACGCGCTGGCCGAGCGGCGGCGGGCGGAGGGGTTGCCGGCGACGTCCATCGCGTGGGGTCCCTGGGCGGGCGGCGGCATGGCCGCGACCGTCGCGGACCGGCACCGGGGGCACGGCGCGGTGACCGGCCTCGCGCCGGAAGAGGCGCTGGCCGCCCTCGGCGGGGTGCTGGACACCGGCCGCGCCTCGCACCTCGTGGCCGACGTCGACTGGAACCGGCTCGCCCCCGCCTTCACCTCGACGCGCCCCAGCGCACTGCTGACACCGTTGGTGGAGCGCCCGGCTTCCGCACCCGCACCGCTCGCGTCCGGCAACGGAACCCGGACGTCCGGCAACGAACTGCGTTCCCGTCTGGACGGGTTGTCTGCCGATGTGCAGCGTCGGGTGTTGGTGGAGGAGGTGCGGGCGCGGGCTGCTGCGGTGCTGGGGTATGCCGGTGCGGAGTTGGTGGGGGTTGAGCGGGCGTTTCGTGATCTGGGGGTGGATTCCCTGATCGCGGTGGAGTTGCGGAACGTGCTGGCGGCGGTGTGTGGGGTGTCGTTGCCGGCGACGGTGGTGTTCGATCATCCGACGCCGCGGGCGTTGGCGGATTTCCTGTTCGGTGAGTTGTGCGGGGGTGGGCCGGCGGAGGTGGCCGGTGCGGTGGTGGCGGCTGCTTCGGTGGTGGATGAGCCGGTGGCGGTCGTGGGGATGGCGTGCCGGTTCCCGGGGGGTGTGGATTCCCCGGAGGCGTTGTGGTCGATGCTGGCCGAGGGGCGTGACGGGGTCACCGACTTCCCCACCGACCGCGGCTGGGACCTGCTGGCCCCGGTCTACGGCATGGCCACGGGACCCGGCTCGGAAGGCGTCGACTTCGCCCGCTGCGGCGGTTTCCTCGATGGTGTTGCGGACTTCGATGCGGAGTTCTTCGGTGTGTCGCCGCGTGAGGCGTTGGCGATGGATCCGCAGCAGCGGTTGTTGCTGGAGGCGTCGTGGGAGGCGGTGGAGCGGGCGGGGGTGGACCCACGGTCGCTGCGTGGCACGCGCACCGGTGTGTTCGCGGGGACGAACGGTCAGGACTACCCGGCGTTGCTGAGTGTGTCCGGGGGTGACTTCGGGGGGTATGTCGGGACCGGGAACGCGGCGAGTGTGGTGTCGGGCCGGGTGTCGTACGTGCTGGGCCTCGAAGGTCCGGCGGTCACGGTCGACACGGCGTGTTCGTCGTCGCTGGTGGCGTTGCATCTGGCGGTGCGGGCGCTGCGTGCGGGGGAGTGTGATCTGGCGCTGGCCGGTGGTGTGACGGTGATGTCCACGCCGGGTGCGTTCGTGGAGTTCTCGCGTCAGGGTGGTCTGGCGTCGGACGGGCGGTGCAAGGCGTTCGCGGAGGGTGCTGATGGCACGGGTTGGGGTGAGGGTGTCGGTGTCTTGGTGGTGGAGCGGCTTTCGGACGCCCGCCGCAACGGGCACCGTGTCCTGGCGGTGGTGCGGGGTAGTGCGGTCAATCAGGACGGTGCGTCCAATGGGCTGACGGCGCCCAACGGTCCCTCTCAGCAGCGGGTGATCCGGGCCGCGTTGGCGAGTGCGGGGCTGGAGCCGGACGGTGTGGACGTGGTGGAGGCGCATGGCACGGGTACCGTCCTTGGTGATCCGATCGAGGCGCAGGCGTTGCTGGCCACTTATGGCCGGGGGCGTCCTGCGGGGCGGCCGTTGTGGCTGGGGTCGGTGAAGTCGAACATCGGGCACACGCAGGCCGCTGCGGGTGTGGCCGGTGTGATCAAGATGGTGTTGGCGTTGCGGCATGGTGTGCTGCCGGCGACGTTGCACGTGGATGAGCCGTCCTCGCATGTGGACTGGTCCTCGGGCGGGGTGCGGCTGCTGACCGGGCAGCGGGCCTGGCCGGAGGTGGACCGGCCGTGGCGGGCGGGTGTGTCCTCCTTCGGCCTGAGCGGCACCAACGCCCACGTCATCTTGGAACAGGCTCCTGAGCGTGAGGCCGCCGAAGAGACCGAGTCCACCACCGAGTTGCCGGTTGTGCCGTGGGTGGTGTCGGGTCGGGGGGTGGATGCGTTGCGTGCGCAGGCGGGGCGTTTGCTGGATTTCGTCCGTTCCGAGCCCGGTGTGGGTGTTCGTGAGGTGGCGGGGGCTTTGGTGTCCTCGCGTGCGGTGTTCGAGGACCGTGCGGTGGTGTGGGGGCGTGGGCGTGCCGAGTTGCTGGCCGCTCTTGGGGCCGTGGCGCGGGGTGAGGGGGCTGCCCGGGCGGTGGTGGGCAGGGCCGGGGAGGGCGGGACGGCGTTGTTGTTCTCCGGTCAGGGTTCTCAGCGTGTGGGGATGGGCCGGGAGTTGTATGAGGCGTTTCCGGTGTTCGCGGAGGCGTTCGATGCGGTGTGTGCGTGTGTGGGGGAGGAGTTGCGGGGGGTTGTTTTCGGGGATGTCGGGGATGACGGGGGGCGGTTGGATCGGACGCGGTGGGCGCAGCCGGCTCTTTTCGCTGTTGAGGTGGCTCTGTTTCGGTTGGTGGAGTCGTGGGGGGTGCGGGCGGATTTCCTGGCGGGTCATTCGGTCGGTGAGATCGTGGCGGCGTATGTGGCGGGGGTGTTCTCGTTGGAGGATGCCTGTCGTTTGGTGGTGGCGCGTGGTCGGTTGATGGAGGCGTTGCCGGCCGGTGGTGTGATGGTGGCGGTGGAGGCCTCCGAGGGGGAGGTGCTGGCGCTGCTGGAGGGTCGTGCGGGTGTGGTGTCGCTCGCGGCGGTCAATGGTCCGCGTGCGGTGGTGATCGCTGGTGTCGAGGAGGCCGTGGCCGAGGTGGCCCGGGCTCTGGCCGGCGCTGGTCATCGCACCACGCGGTTGCGGGTCAGTCATGCTTTCCATTCGCCGTTGATGGAGCCGATGCTGGAGGAGTTCCGTGCGGTGGCGGAGCAGGTTTCCTACCGGGCTCCGTCCTTGCCGGTGGTCTCCAACGTCACCGGGCGGTTGGCGGTGGGTGGTGAGTTGGTCACGGCGGAGTACTGGGTGCGCCATGTGCGCGAAGCCGTGCGTTTCGCCGACGGCGTGCGCGCCCTGGCGGCGGAAGGGGTGAGCCGGTTCCTGGAACTGGGGCCCGACGCCACCCTCACCGCCCTGGCCCGCACCACGCTGGCCGACCAGTCCGCTCCCGCCCCCCTGTGCACCCCCGCCCTGCGCAAGGACCGCCCCGAGACCGACACCCTCCTCGCAGCCATCGCGGCCCTGCACGTCACGGGTGCCGAGGTCCACTGGTCCGCACTCGCCGACACGGCGCCGCGGGGGCACGTCGACCTGCCCACCTACCCCTTCCGGCGCACCCGTTTCTGGCCCCACGTGACCGGGGTGGCGCGCGCCTCCGGACCGGGTGGTGCCGGTGACGCCGATTTCTGGGAGGTCGTGCGGTCCGGGAAGCCCGGCGCACTGGCCGAGACGCTGAACGTCCCCGAGGACGCCCTCGGTGTCGTGCTCCCCGCGCTGACGACGCTGCGGGAGCGGCACTTGGAGCGTACGGCGGTGGACTCGTGGCGTTACCGGGCCACTTGGGAACCCGTGATCGTCCGGGGTACGACGCCCGTGGAAGGCCGCTGGCTCCTGCTGCAGCCGCCGGGCGCCGTCCCGTTGGAGGGGCTGGAGGAGTTCCTGCCGGGGCTGGTACGGGTGTCCTGTGCCGCCCGGGACCGCGACGGCCTCGCCCGGACCATTCGTGACGCGGTCGGTGACGCGGCACCGGACGGTGTCCTGTCCTGCCTCTCCGAGGCGGTGCCGGAGACCGTCGACGTCCCGGGGACCGCGATCTCCGATGACGCCGACGCCGGTTCCGTCGCCCTTTCCGCCGCCGACGCGGGCGTGGCCGCCACCCTGGCCGTCGTCCAGGCACTCGGTGACGCCGCCGTGGCGGCACCGCTCTGGGTGGTCACCCGGGCCGGCTTCAGGCCGGGCGACGCTCCCGACGCCCCCGCGCAGTGCGCCGTCTGGGGACTGGGGCGGGTCGCGGCCCTGGAGCACCCCGACCGCTGGGGCGGTCTCCTCGACCTCCCGGCGCGGCCCGGGCGGGACGAACTAGCCCATGCCGTCCAGGTCTTGGCATCCGCCGGCGAGGATCAGGTCGCCGTGCGCGCCGACGGCGTCCACGCCCGGCGCCTGCGGCCCGCACCGTCCGTCCGGGCGCCCGGTGCGGGCGCCTGGACGGCTCCTCGCAGGGTCCTGGTCACCGGGGGTACCGGCGCGCTGGGTTCCCGTGTGGCGCGCTGGCTGGCCGGGCACGGTGCCACCGAGCTGGTGCTGACCAGTCGGCGTGGGGCGGATGCTCCCGGCACTTCCGAGCTCCTTGCCGATCTGCGCCGTCTGGGTGCCGTTTCCGTTTTCGTCGAGGCGTGTGATGTGGCGGATCGGGAGCAGGTGGCGGGGTTGTTGTCCCGGCATCGTGTGGATGGTGTCTTTCATGTGGCGGGGGTTGCGGACCTGATGCCCTTGGGTGGGGTGGATGAGGGGTATCTGGAGTCGGTGTGGGGGGCGAAGGCGCGGGGTGCGGTGCATCTGGATGCGTTGACGGCCGGGTGGGATCTTGAGGTGTTCGTGGTGTTCTCGTCGATCGCCGGTGTGTGGGGCAGTGGTGGTCAGGGGGCGTATGCGGCGGCCAATGCGTTTGCGGACGCGGTGGTGCTGGAGCGGCGTCGTCGGGGTCTGGTGGGTGTGTCGGTGGCGTGGGGTCCGTGGTCGGGTGGGGGGATGGTGTCGGCTGCGGGTGCGGTGGAGCTGGAGCGTCGTGGGTTGCGGGTGATGGATCCGGGGCGTGCGCTGGCGGGGCTGGAGGGTGTGCTGGCGGGGGGTGAGGGTGCCGTGGTGGTGGCGGACGTGGACTGGGAGCGGTTCGTTCCCGCGTTCACCAGTGGCCGGCCCAGCCCCCTGCTGACCACCCTGCCCACCACCACCGACGGCCCCGACCGTGGCAGGCCGGACGCCTCCGGTGGGGACGCCGCCGGCACGGGCGTCCCCGTTCTGGCCGAGCGGATCGCGGCGCTGCCGCCCCGGGACCGCGGGGCCGCTCTGCTGGACCACGTCCGCGAAGCGGCGGCGACGGCCCTCGGACACCAGGACGCCACCGCGGTCGAGCCGGGCCGGGCCTTCCGCGACATGGGCTTCGACTCCCTCACCACCGTGGAACTCCGCGACCGCCTGGCCCGGGACACCGGGCTGAGGCTGCCCGCCACCCTGGTGTTCGACCACCCGGCACCCGCCGATCTCGCCCGCTTCCTGGAAGCCGAACTGGCCGGTGAGGGCGGCACGGTGGCCACGATGCTGGCCGAACTGGAGACCGGGATCAACCGCATCCTCAAGGCGGACCCGGACCCGGACGCCAGGAGCCTGCTCGCCACGCGCCTCAAGGCGCTGCTCGCCGAGGTCGACGGCGGTGAGCGGGCGTCCGGTGAGAGCGGTCCCTCGCTCAGCGAGCGTCTCGACGACGCCACCGACGAGGAGCTGTTCAGCCTCATCGACGGCGCGCTCGAACAGCCCTGA